Proteins encoded in a region of the Neodiprion lecontei isolate iyNeoLeco1 chromosome 5, iyNeoLeco1.1, whole genome shotgun sequence genome:
- the LOC107220356 gene encoding uncharacterized protein LOC107220356 isoform X2, which produces MDENNDKNSATRDSLLSDDGTYAVRGGQGRLVGFHDQLKVLMLFMVRGIRQNLEFSLVTEMEAARSFDDLLLRYKSDADTDVKAYFVQVKHSQDKSRKINVADLFDTASDFALKKYFDSYCQMKSDPIFDKDELKDFIIYTNIDLVEKNFELQEIKLIADNQFDEFLDTETNEIKSKRYRLSNIGPSKVYENLASEAYNLAQILVKKVLNSEKLSNEIAIIEKYRIALTREVINVNEERISDDFIEGKGLSDGAENFRNEFYSQLLLQMGLQKDYAYPERVWNEIRSKSIRFSASFISDSELENIEELSDEFKYLLQYAVNKEVRIGMWQRSISQKSSQKISIPTIEGNIVTLSKYVFTETTLGKIKFRPEFLSDDVKIVKQPKSIFKLKKLFKSNMSDIFNDLDKYQFEIFNYNTLLEEKILSMSTFPKSNVNDKEIPGFLDKLILAVKQPNDRELCDILKNELGDCISDFGHADIFIELFERDMRKWFLQKERSSLTNTSGLEFLNETKNKIVASGLRFVHQEKLENYGINFREENRELTAYLAPEKLCNVNRALNFVATEGTTTAAIEVYQTIKKAPRLGNKYDSMIIHFNYMLLPRTRKHVIDTFGMQDRYICLVVVSERCDGQEQALSTLYDDLLKIMMNDGCENKKLIFITKMELGLRNCSQIRCKLNFNDLTDESQKKLLDKPIVSLQGQKESMSFAELFRIRALENIDSNDLKNFRNAIDSRTLEKLIINGDNIKIGSPLESLDSIENYFIDRTFHRRVIIKATVLESLNTSDIYAVSHADQNNLRYLEMTGKTKRFQEIDSLERQVPGFVKLNRGEEKEHFEKLCNTYPNHNVHWLIAREKELSWVRSKGSITTLVDHRDTREKFSHDCEYDVCKTTTLDALVDELSSQDVGPVIVSDTAGMGKTTILTHFAKRIQEKNPKMWVVRINLNDFTHVLNMEKKSRNVKIGYNESAVEFLINHLLNLNAELERVILKELITKRGGVALLFDGFDEISPDYDDTVIAVLQAIKGYNAVKLVVTTRPHRQSLLEKTLQTFSHVLKPFSQEDQINFLVGFYRKFGGVAPETQLRIRAEAVLNKFATAIRSDGLNEFAGVPLQTRMIAEVFFRDSDDMVSVEPNVSDDVKIADLYRMFVDKKFEIYYQEKNKYDLSNPGTKEHIEDLKTKFLQEYRRLAMYTLLEEENSATWNLSRNEIENVTKLIAKISRGSRRTGIVTDVINQRAHFIHRTFMEYFVASYIFQHLGISEENDSTRQLETFILHEILRKSRYYVVRAFLNDLLSNPPVNSTPDPLPWEVKKTDIVDNETSFNIFETAVNESNYKLMKFFFTRLVKNVSNSQEWINIKLRKRRTKETLMHMVIQENRYKTYPNSSDANILEVVEWLLKQKADVNATDRDGNTPMHRAALTGQLVILKLLAGQRDADVTARCCERKTLQHMAAASGNLEMLKWLVDEQGCDVKAKTIWGQILQYVAAENDNLEMLKWLVNEQGCDVEARDDSGITLQYIAAENKNLEMLKWLVDEQGCDVKARTGWGETLQHVAAKYHNLEMMKWLVNEQGCDVKAETYSGKTLQHVAAKYHHLEMMKWLVDEQGCDVKAKTDSGKTLQYVAAENDNLEMLKWLVDEQGCDVKAKTDSGKTLQYVAAENDNLEMLKWLVDEQGCDVKARTGWGETLQYVAAENDNLEMLKWLVDEQGCDVKAKTDSGRTLQYVAAENDNLEMLKWLVDAQGCDVKAKTDSGRTLQYVAAKNDNLEMMKWLVDERGCDVKARTGWGETLQNVAAKNDNLEMLKWLVNEQGCDVKARTGWGETLQYVAAENDNLEMLKWLVNEQGCDVEAKDDSGITLQYVAAKNDNLEMLKWLVNEQGCDVKARTGRGETLQYVAAERKNLEMLKWLVNEQGCDVKAKTDSGLTLPYVAAQTNNLEMLKWLVDEQGCDVKAKTGSRMTLQYVAAKHDNLEMLKWLVNEQGCDVEAITDLGTTLQCIAAANGNLEMMKWLVDERGCDVKAKDDSGITLQHVAAENDNLEMLKWLVDERGCDVKARTDWGTTLQYVAADNDNLKMLKWLVDERGCDVKAKDDSGTSLLQVAIESGNWEVEKWLAEGKEAMITS; this is translated from the exons atGGACGAAAACAATGACAAGAACTCTGCAACGCGAGATTCGTTACTCAGTGATGATGGCACGTACGCCGTAAGGGGAGGACAAGGGCGACTGGTGGGCTTTCATGATCAGCTGAAAGTATTGATGCTTTTTATGGTACGAGGAATACGACAAAATCTCGAATTTTCCTTAGTAACTGAAATGGAAGCCGCAAGAAGTTTTGACGATTTGCTGCTCAGGTATAAATCCGACGCTGATACCGACGTGAAGGCATACTTCGTTCAAGTAAAACATAGCCAGGATAAGTCCCGGAAAATCAATGTCGCGGATCTTTTCGATACAGCCTCTGACTTTGCATTGAAAAAGTACTTTGATTCCTACTGTCAGATGAAGAGCGATCCCATATTTGATAAAGACGAATTGAaagatttcattatttacacaAACATCGATTTggtagagaaaaattttgagttACAAGAGATCAAACTCATTGCGGATAACCAATTTGACGAGTTTCTTGATACCGAAactaatgaaataaaaagcaaaCGATACAGACTTAGCAACATAGGCCCGTCAAaagtttatgaaaatttagCATCGGAAGCGTATAACTTGGCGCAAATATTGGTTAAAAAAGTTCTTAATTCGGAGAAATTATCCAATGAAATtgcaattattgaaaaatatcgcattGCTCTGACAAGGGAAGTTATTAATGTGAACGAGGAAAGAATTTCCGACGATTTCATTGAAGGAAAAGGTTTGTCCGATGGGGCGGAAAATTTCCgcaatgaattttattctcaGCTCTTACTTCAAATGGGATTACAAAAAGACTACGCCTACCCAGAAAGAGTATGGAACGAGATAAGAAGTAAGTCTATCAGATTCTCCGCCAGTTTCATTTCGGACTcagaattggaaaatattgaagaatTGTCCGAcgaattcaaatatttgttaCAATATGCTGTTAACAAAGAAGTCAGAATAGGAATGTGGCAAAGAAGTATCTCACAGAAAAGTAGCCAAAAGATTTCTATACCGACCATTGAAGGCAATATCGTCACGCTGTCGAAATACGTCTTCACCGAAACTACTCTAGGCAAGATTAAATTTCGACCAGAGTTTTTAAGCGATGATGTCAAGATTGTCAAGCAGCCCAAAAGCATCTTCAAATTAAAGAAACTTTTCAAGTCGAACATGAGCGATATATTCAACGATCTCGACAAATatcagtttgaaatttttaattacaacacTCTTTTGGAAGAGAAAATACTTTCGATGAGCACGTTTCCCAAGAGTAACGTCAACGACAAAGAAATCCCCGGTTTCCTTGACAAACTAATACTTGCGGTAAAACAGCCGAACGATCGTGAACTTTGCGATATATTGAAGAACGAGTTGGGCGATTGCATATCAGATTTCGGTCATGCCgatatttttatcgaattgTTTGAACGGGACATGCGAAAGTGGTTTTTGCAAAAAGAAAGATCATCTTTAACAAACACAAGTGGACTTGAATTCCTGAATGAAACCAAGAACAAAATCGTGGCGTCAGGGTTGCGCTTTGTGCACCAGGAGAAACTGGAGAATTACGGGATTAATTTCAGAGAGGAAAATCGGGAATTGACGGCCTATTTAGCTCCAGAAAAATTGTGCAACGTGAACAGAGCCTTGAATTTTGTTGCAACCGAGGGGACAACTACAGCGGCTATCGAAGTTTACCAAACGATCAAGAAAGCACCCAGGCTTGGAAACAAATATGACAGTATGATCATTCATTTCAACTATATGTTGTTACCCAGGACCAGAAAACATGTAATCGATACATTTGGAATGCAGGACCGATATATTTGTCTGGTCGTTGTATCTGAACGGTGCGATGGCCAGGAACAGGCATTGAGTACATTGTATGACGATTTACttaaaataatgatgaatgacgggtgtgaaaataaaaaactgatttttattacaaaaatggAGTTAGGTTTGCGAAACTGTAGTCAGATTCGctgtaaattaaattttaacgatCTTACGGATGAGtcacagaaaaaattattggataAACCGATCGTTAGTTTGCAAGGTCAAAAAGAAAGCATGAGTTTTGCAGAATTATTCCGAATCCGTGCACTAGAGAACATAGATTCgaatgatttaaaaaacttCAGGAACGCGATAGACTCAAGAACGTTAGAGAAGCTGATCATTAACGgagataatataaaaataggCTCACCCTTGGAGAGTTTGGATTcaatcgaaaattattttatcgatCGTACATTCCATCGACGAGTTATCATCAAGGCCACCGTTCTTGAGTCGTTAAACACATCCGATATCTACGCTGTCAGCCACGCCGACCAGAATAACTTACGATACCTAGAAATGActggaaaaacaaaacgttTTCAGGAAATTGATTCCTTGGAACGGCAAGTTCCCGGATTCGTCAAATTGAACCGTGGTGAAGAGAAGGAACATTTCGAAAAGCTGTGTAACACATATCCGAACCATAACGTTCATTGGCTTATCGCCAGAGAGAAGGAATTATCATGGGTACGATCAAAAGGTAGTATTACTACTCTAGTGGACCACAGAGACACtagggaaaaattttctcatgaCTGCGAATACGACGTGTGTAAAACAACAACCCTTGATGCGTTGGTTGATGAACTGTCTTCTCAGGATGTGGGGCCCGTAATTGTTTCCGATACCGCGGGCATGGGAAAAACAACGATCTTAACTCATTTCGCGAAGAGAATACAagagaaaaatcctaaaatgTGGGTGGTCCGAATTAATTTAAACGATTTTACACATGTTTtgaatatggaaaaaaaatcaagaaatgTCAAAATAGGATATAACGAAAGCGCGGTCGAGTTTCTCATCAACCATTTACTAAATCTTAATGCTGAATTGGAAAGggtaattttgaaagaattgatcACAAAACGGGGTGGCGTGGCCTTGTTGTTCGACGGATTCGATGAAATAAGTCCGGACTACGATGATACGGTGATAGCCGTACTGCAAGCGATTAAAGGATATAACGCAGTGAAGTTGGTCGTTACCACCAGACCTCACAGGCAGAGTTTGTTAGAAAAAACGCTTCAAACATTTTCTCACGTCTTGAAACCGTTTTCTCAGGAAGATCAAATCAATTTCCTGGTCggattttacagaaaatttgGTGGTGTAGCCCCCGAAACGCAGCTGAGAATACGTGCTGAAGCtgtgttgaataaatttgcaACTGCAATTCGATCTGATGGTCTGAACGAATTTGCTGGTGTTCCTCTGCAAACGCGTATGATTGCCGAAGTATTCTTTCGAGATAGTGACGATATGGTTTCAGTGGAGCCGAATGTGTCAGATGATGTCAAAATAGCTGATCTGTATCGAATGTTCGTTGACAAAAAGTTCGAAATATATTATcaagaaaagaataaatacGACCTAAGCAATCCTGGAACAAAAGAACATATTGAGGATTTGAAGACAAAATTTCTTCAGGAATATCGACGATTAGCTATGTACACGTTActcgaagaagaaaattcagCTACTTGGAATTTGTCTCGGAACGAAATTGAGAACGTGACAAAATTGATCGCCAAGATAAGTAGAGGTTCACGGCGAACTGGTATCGTGACAGATGTAATCAACCAGAGAGCTCATTTTATCCATCGAACATTCATGGAATACTTCGTAGCGAGCTACATATTTCAACACCTCGGAATATCTGAAGAGAACGACTCAACCAGGCAGTTAGAAACGTTcattttacatgaaattctCCGGAAGTCACGATACTACGTAGTTCGCGCCTTTCTGAACGATCTGTTATCCAACCCGCCAGTAAACTCGACACCTGATCCTCTTCCATGGGAGGTAAAAAAGACGGACATCGTAGATAACGAAACCAGCTTCAACATTTTTGAGACCGCTGTGAATGAAAGTAACTATAAGCtcatgaaattcttttttactcggcttgtgaaaaatgtttcaaattcacAGGAATGGATTAACATTAAGCTCAGGAAGCGAAGAACTAAGGAAACTCTGATGCATATGGTGATTCAGGAAAATCGTTATAAAACATATCCGAATTCATCAGATGCAAACATCTTGGAAGTTGTTGAATGGTTGCTGAAGCAAAAAGCTGACGTTAATGCTACTGATCGTGACGGAAATACACCAATGCACAGAGCTGCTCTAACTGGGCaattggtgattttgaaattactGGCAGGTCAGCGAGATGCTGATGTAACAGCTCGATGTTGTGAGAGAAAAACATTGCAGCACATGGCAGCCGCAAGTGGAAACTTGGAG ATGCTGAAGTGGCTAGTGGACGAGCAGGGCTGCGACGTCAAAGCGAAAACTATTTGGGGGCAAATATTGCAGTACGTAGCCGCTGAAAATGACAATTTGGAAATGCTAAAGTGGCTGGTGAACGAGCAGGGCTGCGACGTCGAAGCGAGAGATGATTCGGGGATAACATTGCAGTACATAGCCgctgaaaataagaatttggaAATGTTGAAGTGGCTGGTGGACGAGCAGGGCTGCGACGTCAAAGCGAGAACTGGTTGGGGGGAAACATTGCAGCACGTAGCCGCTAAATATcacaatttggaaatgatgaAGTGGCTGGTGAACGAGCAGGGCTGCGACGTCAAAGCGGAAACTTATTCGGGGAAAACATTGCAGCACGTAGCCGCTAAATATCACCATTTGGAAATGATGAAGTGGCTAGTGGACGAGCAGGGCTGCGACGTCAAAGCGAAAACTGATTCGGGGAAAACATTGCAGTACGTAGCCGCTGAAAATGACAATTTGGAAATGCTGAAGTGGCTAGTGGACGAGCAGGGCTGCGACGTCAAAGCGAAAACTGATTCGGGGAAAACATTGCAGTACGTAGCCGCTGAAAATGACAATTTGGAAATGCTGAAGTGGCTAGTGGACGAGCAGGGCTGCGACGTCAAAGCGAGAACTGGTTGGGGGGAAACATTGCAGTACGTAGCCGCTGAAAATGACAATTTGGAAATGCTAAAGTGGCTAGTGGACGAGCAGGGCTGCGACGTCAAAGCGAAAACTGATTCGGGGAGAACATTGCAGTACGTAGCCGCTGAAAATGACAATTTGGAAATGCTGAAGTGGCTAGTGGACGCACAGGGCTGCGACGTCAAAGCGAAAACTGATTCGGGGAGAACATTGCAGTACGTAGCCGCTAAAAATgacaatttggaaatgatgaAGTGGCTGGTGGATGAGCGGGGCTGCGACGTCAAAGCGAGAACTGGTTGGGGGGAAACATTGCAGAATGTAGCCGCTAAAAATGACAATTTGGAAATGCTAAAGTGGCTGGTGAACGAGCAGGGCTGCGACGTCAAAGCGAGAACTGGTTGGGGGGAAACATTGCAGTACGTAGCCGCTGAAAATGACAATTTGGAAATGCTAAAGTGGCTGGTGAACGAGCAGGGCTGCGACGTCGAAGCGAAAGATGATTCGGGGATAACATTGCAGTACGTAGCCGCTAAAAATGACAATTTGGAAATGCTAAAGTGGCTGGTGAACGAGCAGGGCTGCGACGTCAAAGCGAGAACTGGTAGGGGGGAAACATTGCAGTACGTAGCCGCTGAACGTAAGAATTTGGAAATGCTAAAGTGGCTGGTGAACGAGCAGGGCTGCGACGTCAAAGCGAAAACTGATTCGGGGTTAACATTGCCGTACGTAGCCGCTCAAACTAACAATTTGGAAATGCTGAAGTGGCTAGTGGACGAGCAGGGCTGCGACGTCAAAGCTAAAACTGGTTCGAGGATGACATTGCAGTACGTAGCCGCTAAACACGACAATTTGGAAATGCTAAAGTGGCTGGTGAACGAGCAGGGCTGCGACGTCGAAGCGATTACTGATTTGGGGACAACATTGCAATGCATAGCCGCTGCAAATggcaatttggaaatgatgaAGTGGCTAGTGGACGAGCGGGGCTGCGACGTCAAAGCGAAAGATGATTCAGGGATAACATTGCAGCACGTAGCCGCTGAAAATGACAATTTGGAAATGCTAAAGTGGCTAGTGGACGAACGGGGCTGCGACGTAAAAGCGAGAACTGATTGGGGGACAACATTGCAGTACGTAGCCGCTGATAAtgacaatttgaaaatgctGAAGTGGCTAGTGGACGAGCGGGGCTGCGACGTCAAAGCGAAAGATGATTCA GGGACATCACTGCTGCAGGTGGCTATTGAAAGTGGGAACTGGGAAGTAGAAAAGTGGTTGGCGGAAGGCAAAGAAGCGATGATAACGTCTTAG